The Muricauda sp. SCSIO 65647 genome includes a region encoding these proteins:
- a CDS encoding aldehyde dehydrogenase (NADP(+)) has product MITGKNHIGNRLSALGSKTYKTFNPQSNIENGHVFSEASKDEIDEAVNLAAEAFKAFRTISGVKKAVFLRAIADEILNLGDALLDTYCSETGLPKGRAEGERGRTVFQLRTFADLVEKGSWVEASIDTAIPERTPVPKPDLRKMSIPIGPIVVFGASNFPLAYSTAGGDTAAALAAGCPVIVKSHPMHAGTGELVASAVVRAGQDTDMPNGVFSNLNSSGIEVGQHLVQHPKVKGVGFTGSIRGGRALYDLAAKRQEPIPVFAEMGSINPVVLLPEALKKNIDGWAETYAKSITLGTGQFCTNPGLLLGIKSDALDEFIKKLADGIVHIEPGCMLHPNIFGAYEKNKSRALAQSELSLVADFENHVTTNYARQALAKVDGADFLENLSLHQEVFGPFSIVVQCEDVKELELVISKLEGQLTGTLIVDNKEMIEYQSIIEALKNRVGRIIFNGVPTGVEVCPSMTHGGPYPASTDSRFTAVGIHSIKRWVRPFSFQDWPNDLLPEELKNENPLKIKRLVNGEWTNNKI; this is encoded by the coding sequence ATGATTACGGGAAAAAACCACATTGGTAACCGTCTTTCCGCACTAGGGAGCAAAACATACAAAACGTTCAATCCGCAATCGAACATCGAAAATGGACATGTTTTTTCAGAAGCGTCAAAAGATGAAATCGACGAAGCGGTCAATTTGGCCGCTGAAGCCTTTAAAGCGTTCAGAACCATTTCTGGAGTAAAAAAAGCTGTCTTTTTGAGGGCCATTGCCGATGAAATTCTCAATTTGGGAGATGCACTTCTTGATACCTATTGTTCTGAAACCGGACTTCCGAAAGGTCGTGCAGAGGGTGAACGTGGCCGAACGGTCTTTCAGCTGCGCACTTTTGCCGATTTGGTCGAGAAGGGTAGTTGGGTCGAGGCCTCGATTGACACAGCTATTCCTGAAAGAACACCGGTGCCAAAACCAGATTTACGAAAGATGTCCATACCCATTGGCCCAATTGTAGTATTCGGGGCCAGCAATTTTCCACTTGCCTATTCAACGGCAGGAGGCGATACGGCGGCGGCTTTGGCAGCGGGTTGCCCCGTGATTGTAAAATCGCACCCTATGCATGCCGGAACAGGTGAATTGGTCGCTTCGGCCGTTGTCAGGGCAGGCCAAGATACCGATATGCCCAATGGCGTGTTTTCAAACCTCAACAGTTCAGGCATTGAGGTGGGTCAACATTTGGTGCAGCACCCTAAGGTGAAAGGGGTTGGTTTTACAGGTAGCATTCGAGGTGGTCGCGCCCTCTATGATCTGGCTGCCAAACGCCAAGAACCCATACCCGTTTTTGCCGAGATGGGCAGTATCAATCCCGTAGTACTGTTACCAGAAGCCCTAAAAAAAAATATCGATGGGTGGGCCGAGACCTACGCAAAGTCCATTACGTTGGGCACGGGGCAGTTTTGTACCAACCCGGGGTTGTTGTTGGGAATCAAGAGTGATGCTTTGGATGAATTCATTAAAAAGCTGGCCGATGGAATCGTACACATAGAACCCGGTTGTATGCTGCATCCAAACATATTCGGTGCCTATGAAAAAAATAAGTCAAGAGCATTGGCACAATCTGAATTGAGTTTGGTGGCTGATTTCGAAAATCATGTCACAACGAATTATGCACGACAGGCACTGGCCAAGGTCGATGGGGCAGATTTTCTCGAAAACCTGTCTTTACATCAAGAAGTGTTCGGTCCATTTTCGATAGTGGTACAATGTGAGGATGTCAAAGAGTTGGAATTGGTCATCTCAAAGCTTGAAGGCCAGCTGACCGGTACTCTCATTGTAGATAATAAGGAAATGATTGAGTATCAATCAATAATCGAAGCGCTAAAGAATAGGGTAGGCCGTATTATTTTCAACGGGGTGCCCACGGGCGTTGAGGTGTGTCCTTCGATGACACATGGCGGGCCCTATCCTGCATCTACAGATAGTCGTTTTACAGCGGTGGGCATCCATTCCATCAAACGATGGGTACGGCCTTTCAGTTTTCAAGACTGGCCAAACGATTTGCTTCCTGAAGAGCTAAAAAATGAAAATCCGTTGAAAATCAAAAGATTGGTAAATGGAGAGTGGACCAACAATAAAATCTGA
- a CDS encoding M28 family peptidase — translation MRRIALLATALVLACNTSQKTISEKAVEQGQIVEPTRYAETITSEELKEMLFIYASDEFEGRETGKQGQKKAVEYLKGKYVSLGIPAAKSDGDYFQKVPLELSQVPEGDMTINNTTFQLGEEILTFSAADDSFGEVVYVGYGIEDGDYSDYNGLDVSEKLVLAKSGEPMRNDGTYIISGSEEKSIWSNMSESLGKKMEIAQKKGAKGFLYFDEKNFARYGGYFSFMKTNGSGRMQLKGDNSSFFFLLLNETATMALHKNIKTDDKPKVISAQVGLNIKSANQQVDSENVVAYIKGSEKPDEYVVISSHLDHIGVTADGQINNGADDDGSGTVALLEIAEAFKEAEKNGHTPKRSIVLLHVTGEEKGLLGSMYYTDYEPIFPLSQTVANLNIDMIGRIDPKREGNSNYIYLIGSDKLSTELHELSEAINRKYTNLEFDYTYNDENDPNRFYYRSDHYNFAKNNIPIIFYFNGTHEDYHRPGDTPDKIEYDLLEKRTRLVFHTAWEIANRESKIKVDKVAK, via the coding sequence ATGAGAAGAATAGCCTTATTGGCAACAGCCTTGGTACTGGCCTGCAACACGTCACAAAAAACCATATCGGAAAAGGCGGTCGAGCAAGGGCAAATAGTCGAACCGACCCGATATGCTGAGACCATTACCAGTGAAGAATTAAAAGAAATGCTGTTTATCTATGCCTCAGATGAGTTTGAGGGGCGAGAAACAGGTAAACAAGGTCAAAAGAAGGCAGTCGAATATCTAAAAGGCAAATATGTGAGCTTGGGCATACCCGCAGCCAAATCAGATGGCGATTATTTTCAAAAGGTCCCACTCGAGTTGAGCCAAGTACCTGAAGGTGATATGACCATCAATAACACGACCTTTCAATTGGGTGAAGAAATACTGACCTTCTCTGCTGCAGATGATTCTTTTGGTGAAGTGGTTTATGTGGGTTACGGTATTGAAGATGGGGACTATTCAGATTACAATGGTTTAGACGTGTCAGAAAAATTGGTCTTGGCGAAGTCAGGTGAACCCATGCGCAATGATGGCACTTACATCATCTCGGGAAGCGAAGAAAAATCGATCTGGAGCAACATGTCTGAATCATTGGGAAAAAAGATGGAAATCGCCCAAAAAAAAGGGGCAAAGGGATTTCTTTATTTTGATGAAAAGAATTTTGCGAGGTATGGTGGGTATTTTTCATTTATGAAGACAAATGGAAGTGGCCGTATGCAGCTTAAGGGCGACAATTCAAGTTTTTTCTTTCTGCTATTGAACGAGACCGCGACTATGGCACTCCACAAAAACATAAAGACCGATGATAAGCCAAAGGTCATTTCGGCACAAGTTGGTTTAAATATCAAGAGTGCCAATCAACAGGTAGATTCAGAAAATGTGGTTGCCTATATCAAAGGCTCAGAGAAGCCCGATGAATATGTGGTCATTTCATCGCACTTAGACCATATCGGTGTTACCGCCGATGGGCAGATAAACAATGGTGCCGATGACGATGGTTCGGGCACTGTGGCTTTGCTTGAAATAGCAGAGGCCTTCAAAGAAGCTGAAAAAAATGGCCATACACCCAAAAGATCCATTGTACTATTGCATGTCACCGGCGAGGAAAAAGGATTGCTTGGCTCAATGTACTATACCGATTATGAGCCCATATTTCCATTATCACAAACAGTTGCAAACTTGAACATCGATATGATTGGCAGAATCGACCCTAAACGGGAAGGCAATAGCAATTATATCTACTTGATAGGTTCAGACAAGCTGAGTACCGAACTACACGAATTGTCAGAAGCCATCAACCGAAAATATACAAATCTCGAGTTTGATTATACCTACAACGACGAAAATGACCCCAATCGATTTTATTACCGTAGTGACCATTATAATTTTGCCAAGAACAACATTCCCATCATCTTTTATTTCAACGGTACGCACGAAGATTATCACCGCCCAGGCGATACTCCTGACAAGATTGAATACGATCTGCTCGAAAAACGTACCCGATTAGTGTTTCATACAGCTTGGGAAATAGCCAATCGTGAGAGCAAAATCAAAGTCGACAAAGTAGCGAAGTAA
- a CDS encoding NAD(P)/FAD-dependent oxidoreductase: MKKEVIVIGGGIIGLCTAYFLNKEGHKVTVIDKSDISFGASFVNAGYLTPSHIVPLAAPGMILKGLKYMFNSSSPFYVKPRFDRDFLKWAWYFKKSATKAKVQKAMPIIKDINLLSRELFETMAASNELGDFHLERKGLLMVYQTEKEGAYEQRVAERAKAMGLPVNHLNSSEFKDIEPYVDINAMGAFHYLCDRHTTPPQFMNRLLEYLSKQGIAIRKSEEVIDLEVSDKKVNKVITNTGVYMADDIVFAAGSWSSVLSQKLGIKLPLQAGKGYRIDVQNPTGITMPAILMEPKIAVTPMQGFTRFTSTMEFSGINQTIRKERVQAIAKGAARYYEGLQIPKTAIDGAKSGLRPVSPDGLPYIGRSTKYKNLIFATGHAMMGWSLGPATAKLVTELVSNRKTTMDIMAFHPERKF, translated from the coding sequence ATGAAAAAAGAAGTGATTGTTATTGGTGGTGGAATAATAGGTCTTTGCACGGCCTATTTTCTTAACAAAGAAGGGCATAAGGTCACGGTCATAGATAAATCTGACATCTCTTTCGGCGCTTCATTTGTGAATGCGGGTTATCTGACCCCCAGCCATATAGTTCCCTTGGCAGCACCGGGCATGATTTTGAAGGGGTTGAAATATATGTTCAATTCGTCTAGTCCTTTTTATGTGAAACCGCGGTTTGATCGTGACTTTCTCAAATGGGCCTGGTACTTCAAAAAATCAGCTACCAAGGCCAAGGTACAGAAGGCCATGCCTATTATAAAAGACATCAATTTGTTGAGCCGTGAATTGTTCGAGACCATGGCGGCATCAAATGAGTTGGGTGATTTTCATTTAGAAAGAAAGGGACTTCTCATGGTCTACCAAACCGAAAAGGAAGGTGCCTATGAACAACGAGTGGCTGAAAGGGCAAAGGCAATGGGATTGCCGGTGAATCATCTGAATTCTTCAGAATTCAAAGACATTGAACCATATGTGGACATCAATGCAATGGGCGCTTTTCATTATCTGTGCGATAGGCATACCACACCACCACAATTCATGAACCGGTTATTGGAGTACTTATCGAAACAAGGCATAGCGATCCGAAAATCTGAAGAAGTGATCGATTTGGAAGTATCCGATAAAAAAGTGAACAAGGTAATCACGAACACCGGCGTGTATATGGCAGACGACATTGTTTTTGCTGCAGGCTCGTGGTCATCGGTGCTTTCGCAAAAGTTGGGCATTAAATTACCATTGCAGGCGGGAAAAGGGTATCGTATCGATGTTCAAAACCCCACGGGCATCACCATGCCGGCAATTTTAATGGAACCCAAAATAGCGGTGACCCCTATGCAGGGCTTTACCCGTTTTACAAGTACCATGGAGTTTTCGGGCATCAACCAGACCATTCGAAAAGAACGGGTACAGGCCATTGCCAAAGGGGCCGCCCGATATTATGAAGGCTTGCAAATTCCAAAAACCGCAATTGATGGGGCCAAAAGTGGGCTTCGCCCTGTTTCACCCGATGGGTTGCCCTATATCGGTCGAAGTACAAAATACAAGAATTTGATTTTTGCCACAGGGCACGCGATGATGGGTTGGAGTTTGGGCCCCGCTACGGCCAAGCTGGTCACTGAATTGGTATCTAACAGGAAAACTACAATGGATATCATGGCTTTTCATCCCGAGCGAAAATTTTAA
- a CDS encoding dihydrodipicolinate synthase family protein, whose translation MQFEWKGVMPAVTTKFTKDDGLDIEMFSTNIKAQLNAGVSAIILGGTLGEASTLTDDEKKALVVHTVSLVGNQVPVVLNIAEQSTKDAVSAAENAQRYGVSGLMMLPPMRYKATDHETVTYFKTVAQSTDLPIMIYNNPVDYKIEVTLDMFDELLKHDNIQAVKESTRDLTNVTRIKNAFGDRLKILCGVDTIALESILMGAEGWVAGLVCAFPRETVAIYKLAMAGRIEEARQIFRWFLPLLELDINPQLVQNIKLAEVAAGLGTENVRAPRLPLQGAERKRVLKIIEEGVRSRPQLPHYKNI comes from the coding sequence ATGCAGTTTGAATGGAAAGGCGTTATGCCTGCTGTGACTACAAAATTTACCAAAGACGATGGCCTTGATATTGAAATGTTTTCGACCAACATCAAGGCACAATTGAATGCTGGCGTAAGCGCAATAATATTGGGCGGAACTTTAGGAGAGGCGAGTACGCTCACCGACGATGAAAAGAAAGCCTTGGTTGTGCATACCGTAAGTTTGGTAGGTAACCAAGTGCCCGTTGTTTTGAACATTGCGGAGCAATCGACGAAAGATGCCGTTTCAGCTGCAGAAAATGCACAACGGTACGGTGTCAGTGGTTTGATGATGTTACCGCCCATGCGCTACAAAGCGACGGATCATGAAACGGTCACATATTTCAAGACAGTGGCGCAAAGCACTGATTTGCCCATTATGATCTATAACAACCCCGTGGACTATAAAATTGAGGTTACCCTTGATATGTTTGATGAATTGTTGAAACATGACAACATACAAGCCGTAAAAGAATCCACAAGAGATCTGACCAATGTGACACGCATCAAAAATGCCTTTGGTGACCGATTGAAGATTCTTTGCGGGGTCGATACCATTGCCCTTGAAAGCATTCTGATGGGTGCCGAGGGTTGGGTGGCCGGTTTGGTATGTGCGTTTCCTAGAGAAACGGTCGCCATTTATAAACTGGCCATGGCCGGTCGAATTGAAGAAGCAAGGCAAATCTTTAGATGGTTCTTACCTTTGTTGGAGTTGGATATCAATCCACAACTGGTTCAGAACATCAAATTGGCCGAAGTGGCCGCAGGTTTGGGAACTGAAAACGTTCGTGCCCCACGACTACCTTTGCAAGGTGCGGAACGCAAACGTGTCTTGAAGATCATTGAAGAGGGTGTACGGTCACGCCCACAATTGCCTCATTATAAAAATATTTAA
- a CDS encoding 4-hydroxyproline epimerase: MSHIFKCIDAHTCGNPVRVIKEGAPELKGASMSEKRQHFLKEFDWIRKGLMFEPRGHDMMSGSMLYPPHDPKNDFAILFIETSGCLPMCGHGTIGTITVAIEKKLIDPKVQGQIKMEAPAGLVEINYHQNDSGKVEWVELTNVKSYLAATDLTVDCPELGELIFDVAYGGNFYAIVDSQENYSGLQNFSMDNIVRLSRVLRKRINEKYPDKFIHPDNETIRDVSHMLWTGKPLDANSSGRNAVFYGDKAIDRSPCGTGTSARMAQLYFKGKLRIGEEYIHESYIGSTFVGTVAEETRIGEIKAIVPKIRGWAKIYGENTITIDPDDDPYAYGFQVI, from the coding sequence ATGTCCCATATTTTTAAATGTATTGATGCCCACACATGTGGTAATCCGGTACGGGTCATCAAAGAGGGTGCCCCAGAGTTGAAAGGAGCCAGTATGAGCGAAAAACGCCAACATTTTCTAAAAGAATTTGACTGGATCCGCAAGGGGCTCATGTTCGAGCCACGTGGTCATGATATGATGAGCGGTAGTATGTTGTACCCCCCGCATGATCCCAAAAATGATTTTGCCATTTTGTTTATCGAAACCTCTGGCTGTCTACCGATGTGTGGGCATGGCACCATAGGAACCATAACAGTGGCTATTGAAAAAAAATTGATCGATCCCAAGGTTCAAGGCCAAATCAAGATGGAAGCGCCAGCTGGGTTGGTTGAAATCAACTACCACCAGAATGACAGTGGCAAGGTCGAATGGGTAGAACTGACCAATGTAAAAAGCTATTTGGCAGCTACAGACTTGACCGTTGATTGTCCAGAGCTGGGCGAACTGATTTTTGATGTTGCCTATGGCGGAAATTTTTATGCCATTGTAGATTCGCAAGAAAACTATTCTGGCCTGCAAAATTTTTCAATGGATAACATTGTTCGACTTTCGCGGGTATTGAGAAAACGTATCAATGAAAAATATCCTGATAAATTCATTCATCCAGATAACGAGACCATTCGTGATGTGAGCCATATGCTATGGACCGGTAAACCATTGGATGCAAATTCTTCTGGAAGGAACGCTGTATTCTACGGTGACAAGGCGATTGACCGTAGTCCATGCGGTACGGGCACCTCGGCACGTATGGCACAGCTATATTTCAAAGGAAAACTCAGAATAGGGGAAGAATACATTCATGAAAGTTACATCGGTTCAACTTTTGTGGGTACTGTGGCTGAAGAAACCCGTATAGGCGAAATAAAGGCCATTGTACCAAAAATAAGGGGATGGGCAAAGATTTATGGTGAAAATACGATTACCATTGACCCCGATGATGATCCTTATGCGTACGGTTTTCAAGTAATTTGA
- a CDS encoding tetratricopeptide repeat-containing sensor histidine kinase: MGLNYKTINPQPSPCRAVLLFLLWIALSFAPVSAQKSTRDSLLHKIKSLEKARESHQKDTIYIDLLNSLALKYRYYNSDSLLLLSKNALNLSERANYSKGKCMALLELGAFFSDQGNSEKAIRYFTSALNEASSTKNNKLIIKARNSLAGEHAYLGDNAKALNIYLLTIELAEKENDLPMLSILNENIANLYAAQNDYDSALDFYEKVKDINESVGKPIPSAETMSNVASLYADIEKFDYAMFNINQSISIFERYEILDWLAYAYEVKGKIYLKQKRYKWALYWYDHSQLLHEDLDDDRAKIDLLNGMSQAHLGQENDSIAEIYALQGFDVSKKIKSLEGQKDCSKTLYEIGKKRSDFDTALKYHEIYQRLSKVLSRRDTEKSLAMLKVKLGYEKQKQELIDENNRSLAKQRNYTILAFVIFFILLAITFLVYRNQKMQKKLYKELQNKTKSLEENEIELKEINTTKDKLFSIIGHDLRGPIGALQSLLDLFSGGDLTKDEFVGQMPKLKSDVDSISFTLNNLLSWGQTQMNGAVTKPKRISLNSIVEENINLLSKIAIKKSIRLINELPDNAYAWADKNQIDIVVRNLISNALKFTPENGLINIKAVEKKENWEITVRDTGIGMDPNTQSMIFSENSNFTTYGTNNEKGTGLGLSLCKEMVHKNKGEIWVESFVKKGSCFYFTVPKANKKYKKAS, encoded by the coding sequence ATGGGCCTAAACTATAAAACCATAAACCCTCAACCTAGCCCATGTAGAGCAGTTTTACTGTTCTTACTGTGGATCGCTTTATCGTTTGCTCCTGTATCAGCCCAAAAAAGTACCAGGGACAGTCTTCTACATAAAATTAAGTCGCTTGAAAAGGCAAGGGAATCTCACCAAAAAGATACCATCTACATCGACTTGTTGAACAGTTTGGCCCTAAAATATCGCTATTACAATTCAGATAGCCTGCTTTTGCTTTCAAAAAACGCATTGAACCTAAGTGAACGGGCAAACTATTCAAAAGGAAAATGTATGGCGCTTTTAGAATTGGGCGCTTTCTTTTCAGACCAAGGAAATTCAGAAAAAGCCATTCGCTATTTTACCAGCGCATTGAATGAGGCAAGTTCAACAAAAAACAATAAGCTTATCATCAAGGCACGCAACAGCCTAGCTGGTGAACATGCCTATTTGGGCGACAATGCAAAAGCCCTGAACATCTATCTTTTGACCATTGAATTGGCCGAAAAAGAGAATGACTTGCCAATGCTATCGATTCTTAACGAGAATATTGCAAATCTATATGCCGCCCAAAACGACTACGATAGTGCCTTGGATTTTTATGAAAAAGTAAAAGATATCAATGAAAGCGTAGGCAAACCGATTCCTTCTGCCGAGACCATGAGCAATGTTGCCTCTTTGTATGCCGACATTGAAAAATTTGACTATGCAATGTTCAACATCAATCAAAGCATAAGCATTTTTGAGCGATATGAAATACTGGATTGGTTGGCCTATGCATATGAGGTAAAGGGAAAAATTTACCTTAAACAAAAAAGATATAAATGGGCTCTTTATTGGTATGACCATAGTCAACTTTTGCATGAAGACCTTGATGATGACCGAGCAAAAATTGACCTGTTAAATGGCATGTCACAGGCACATTTAGGGCAAGAGAACGATAGTATTGCCGAAATCTATGCGTTGCAAGGGTTTGACGTATCAAAAAAAATAAAATCGCTCGAAGGACAGAAAGATTGCTCAAAAACGCTTTATGAAATTGGGAAAAAAAGGTCTGATTTCGACACCGCCTTAAAATATCACGAAATTTATCAGCGGCTTTCAAAAGTCTTATCACGAAGGGATACCGAGAAAAGTTTGGCGATGCTCAAGGTTAAACTTGGCTATGAAAAACAGAAACAAGAACTTATTGATGAAAACAATCGCAGTCTTGCCAAACAACGAAACTATACCATATTGGCATTTGTCATCTTTTTCATTTTATTGGCCATCACATTTTTGGTATACCGCAACCAAAAAATGCAGAAAAAGCTTTACAAAGAACTTCAAAACAAAACAAAATCTTTGGAGGAAAATGAAATAGAGCTAAAGGAAATCAATACCACAAAAGACAAACTGTTCTCAATTATTGGTCACGACCTAAGAGGTCCTATAGGAGCCCTGCAAAGCCTTCTTGACCTTTTTTCAGGAGGAGATCTAACCAAAGACGAATTTGTTGGCCAGATGCCCAAGTTGAAATCAGATGTGGATAGTATCTCGTTTACGCTCAACAATTTACTTTCTTGGGGCCAAACCCAAATGAACGGGGCCGTTACCAAACCCAAACGAATTTCGCTGAATTCCATCGTAGAGGAAAATATCAATCTACTCTCTAAAATCGCCATTAAAAAATCGATACGCCTAATCAATGAACTACCTGATAATGCCTATGCATGGGCCGACAAAAACCAAATCGACATCGTCGTGCGCAACCTTATCAGCAATGCTCTAAAATTTACCCCTGAAAACGGACTTATCAATATCAAAGCGGTTGAAAAAAAGGAAAATTGGGAAATCACGGTACGCGACACAGGTATCGGCATGGATCCCAACACACAGAGCATGATTTTTTCTGAAAACTCGAATTTTACCACCTATGGTACAAACAACGAAAAAGGTACTGGTCTTGGCCTTTCGCTTTGCAAAGAAATGGTGCACAAAAATAAAGGGGAAATATGGGTTGAAAGCTTTGTCAAAAAAGGATCTTGTTTCTACTTCACGGTACCCAAAGCCAACAAGAAATACAAAAAGGCCAGCTAA
- the bshB1 gene encoding bacillithiol biosynthesis deacetylase BshB1, which translates to MELDILVFGSHPDDAELGAGATIAKEVAQGKKVGIIDLTRGELGTRGTAEVRDREAEEASKILGLAVRENLCFADGFFVNDRPHQLQVVKMIRKYRPKIVLCNAVEDRHIDHARGSKLVSDACFLSGLVKIDTKLEDDDEEWQEPWRPKVVYHYIQWKNLEPDFVVDVSDYIEVKKKAIMAYGSQFYDPKSKEPETPISSKNFIDSVIYRARDLGRLIGVGYAEGFTVERNIGVRYLDDLI; encoded by the coding sequence ATGGAATTAGACATTTTAGTATTTGGCTCCCATCCCGATGATGCAGAACTGGGGGCAGGGGCAACCATTGCAAAAGAAGTGGCGCAGGGCAAAAAGGTAGGTATCATCGATTTGACTAGAGGTGAGCTGGGTACGCGCGGTACAGCAGAAGTAAGGGATAGGGAGGCAGAAGAGGCGTCAAAAATCTTGGGACTCGCCGTGCGCGAAAACCTTTGTTTCGCGGATGGTTTTTTTGTCAACGACAGGCCGCATCAATTGCAAGTGGTCAAGATGATTCGTAAATATCGCCCAAAAATAGTGCTCTGCAATGCGGTTGAGGATCGCCATATCGATCATGCGAGGGGAAGCAAATTGGTCAGCGATGCCTGTTTTTTGAGCGGTCTTGTCAAAATCGACACCAAATTGGAAGATGATGATGAAGAATGGCAAGAGCCCTGGAGACCAAAAGTTGTCTACCACTACATTCAATGGAAAAATTTGGAACCTGATTTTGTCGTGGACGTGTCAGATTATATCGAGGTAAAGAAGAAGGCCATCATGGCCTACGGTTCACAGTTTTATGATCCAAAAAGCAAAGAGCCCGAGACTCCCATTAGCAGCAAAAATTTTATAGACAGCGTTATCTACAGGGCGAGGGATTTAGGGAGATTGATAGGTGTTGGCTATGCCGAGGGTTTTACCGTAGAGCGGAATATCGGAGTACGATATTTGGATGATTTGATTTAG
- a CDS encoding PLP-dependent aspartate aminotransferase family protein, translated as MNQDRRGINTICTHAGELEDKEYKGSVSPLYMGSSYAFEEVDIKRYPRYFNTPNQEALCEKIAALEHAGSALIFGSGMAAISTALMAFLQAGDHIVLQQTLYGGTYNFVVTQLEKYGISYSFTEGWQAEDFERELRPNTKVIYIETPSNPLLTITDMTAVAKLAQKHDLVSMIDNTFASPVNQNPIDFGIDVVIHSATKYMGGHSDICAGTVACSTAYRDQIWQTAICFGGSLSDYTVWLLERSIKTMGVRVKAQNENAQKLAEFLVEKDEVDEVYYPGLPTHPSHALAKAQMNGFGGMLSFELKEGLDASEFMKCLRLIKPSMSLAGVESTMLLPVKTSHALMSAEDRAKQGIKDGLIRFSVGIEETEDLIIDIEQALKQVKSKTVLT; from the coding sequence ATGAATCAAGACCGTAGAGGAATCAACACCATTTGCACCCATGCGGGAGAGCTCGAGGACAAAGAGTACAAAGGATCGGTTTCCCCCTTGTATATGGGCTCTTCATATGCTTTTGAAGAAGTGGATATAAAGCGGTACCCGAGATACTTCAATACCCCCAATCAAGAAGCGTTATGCGAAAAGATAGCGGCCCTTGAACACGCTGGGTCCGCTTTGATTTTCGGTAGCGGTATGGCCGCGATCAGTACAGCCTTGATGGCCTTTTTGCAGGCAGGGGATCATATTGTCTTGCAGCAGACACTTTACGGTGGCACCTACAATTTTGTGGTCACACAATTAGAAAAATATGGAATTTCCTATTCCTTTACCGAAGGTTGGCAGGCAGAGGATTTTGAAAGGGAGCTAAGGCCCAATACCAAGGTCATATATATCGAGACACCCTCAAATCCTTTGTTGACGATAACCGATATGACCGCTGTGGCAAAGCTGGCCCAAAAGCATGATCTTGTTTCGATGATTGACAACACGTTTGCCAGTCCGGTGAACCAGAATCCCATAGATTTTGGCATAGATGTGGTCATTCACAGTGCCACGAAATATATGGGAGGGCACTCTGATATCTGTGCAGGTACCGTGGCGTGTTCTACAGCATATCGAGACCAAATCTGGCAGACGGCGATTTGTTTTGGTGGTAGTTTGAGCGATTACACGGTTTGGCTGCTCGAGCGCAGTATCAAAACAATGGGTGTTCGGGTCAAGGCCCAAAATGAAAATGCCCAGAAGCTTGCCGAGTTTTTGGTAGAAAAAGATGAAGTTGATGAAGTGTATTACCCAGGGCTTCCGACACATCCAAGCCATGCACTTGCCAAAGCGCAGATGAATGGTTTTGGGGGCATGTTGTCTTTTGAATTGAAAGAAGGATTGGATGCTTCCGAATTTATGAAATGCCTGCGGTTGATAAAGCCTTCGATGAGTTTGGCGGGGGTCGAAAGTACAATGCTTTTGCCGGTTAAAACATCGCACGCATTGATGAGTGCCGAAGACCGGGCCAAGCAAGGTATCAAAGATGGGCTCATCCGTTTTTCCGTAGGAATTGAAGAGACCGAAGATTTGATCATTGATATTGAACAGGCCTTAAAGCAGGTGAAATCCAAAACAGTATTGACTTAA